A single region of the Anser cygnoides isolate HZ-2024a breed goose chromosome W, Taihu_goose_T2T_genome, whole genome shotgun sequence genome encodes:
- the LOC136788626 gene encoding uncharacterized protein isoform X5, protein MADGIVRAQAAWPGGGAAAAAAFGEVACKGKEVPANVLREDERSWARSALRSVIVRLRLQCFFLVLPEKAVVRLCEAEDSGGPKSRWNCSKKPVQMDLEKTNMTK, encoded by the exons ATGGCCGACGGGATCGTTAGGGCGCAGGCCGCctggcccggcggcggcgctgccgctGCAGCCGCTTTCGGAGAGGTCGCCTGCAAGGGCAAGGAGGTCCCCGCCAACGTTCTCCGTGAGGATGAGCGGTCGTGGGCGAGGAG CGCCTTGCGTTCCGTGATAGTTCGCCTCAGGCTCCAGTGTTTTTTCCTAGTCCTTCCTGAGAAGGCAGTTGTCCGGTTATGTGAAGCAGAAGATTCTGGCGGACCC AAGAGCCGATGGAACTGCTCAAAGAAACCTGTGCAAATGGACCTTGA
- the LOC136788626 gene encoding adenosine 5'-monophosphoramidase HINT1-like isoform X2, whose protein sequence is MADGIVRAQAAWPGGGAAAAAAFGEVACKGKEVPANVLREDERSWARSALRSVIVRLRLQCFFLVLPEKAVVRLCEAEDSGGPLLGRVMVVGKKCAANLDLTNGFRMAVNAHPRALRAVVYIYVFWVAVSWAGLLAKVFAPQASLHAYGSPPSRFHMLPINLAPVDV, encoded by the exons ATGGCCGACGGGATCGTTAGGGCGCAGGCCGCctggcccggcggcggcgctgccgctGCAGCCGCTTTCGGAGAGGTCGCCTGCAAGGGCAAGGAGGTCCCCGCCAACGTTCTCCGTGAGGATGAGCGGTCGTGGGCGAGGAG CGCCTTGCGTTCCGTGATAGTTCGCCTCAGGCTCCAGTGTTTTTTCCTAGTCCTTCCTGAGAAGGCAGTTGTCCGGTTATGTGAAGCAGAAGATTCTGGCGGACCC cttcttgGGCGTGTAATGGTTGTTGGCAAGAAGTGTGCTGCTAACCTGGACCTGACCAATGGATTCCGGATGGCTGTGAATGCCCACCCTCGGGCCCTTCGGGCTGTCGTGTACATCTACGTATTCTGGGTGGCGGTCAGTTGGGCCGGCCTCCTGGCTAAGGTTTTTGCACCGCAGGCGTCACTGCACGCGTACGGGTCGCCGCCGAGTAGGTTTCATATGTTGCCCATCAATCTAGCCCCTGTTgatgtatga